GGAAACTGGAAAAAGAAGTCGAACGTTTGAAATCAAAAGCAATGTCCGGGAAATCGTCAGCAGATCCAGCCATCGAACAAGGTCCGGTTTTCTTAAAAGTTTTTCGTGAAGCAGACGTTGAGCAGCTTGGCAATTTTGTGGATGAAGTTTTCCGGACGGGACGTTTTCAGGTGATCGCTGTCGGATCGGTTTCCAGCAGTTCACTCGCAGTGCGGGTTGCAGAAGGAAAGGACGCTACGGAACTCTTCCGGAAATACTATGTCCCGGAATTCGGCGGTGGTGGCGGTGGCAGAAAAGACTTTGCCAAAGGTGGTCTCAAAAAACTCAAAGAATTGCCTCCCGAAGAATCATTGAATCTGTTGCTCAAAGCGACGCAAGCATATTTAACAAAGTAGCGCGGACGCCCCGCCTGCGGAAGCGCAGACGAGACGTCCGCGCTACATCGTCTACAATTGACAACTTTTTGCCTCGAGTGATACGATAAGAATCGCCAAATCGCTCGAAAAAACATGAGACTGAGTGTATTTTTGTCTCTTCTTCTATTTCCTCTCGCGCCTTGTCTCGTCGAGAGCACTGACATACGAGTTCGCGTGGACGCGAACGGTAAAAAAGTCTTTTATAACATCCCTGTTCCCAGTCCCTATTCCGGTTCTTCCTACGCGCTCTCCTATTCAAGGAGAGTGGAAGAATACTGGCCGATTATCACCGATACGTGCAGCCGTCACGGTGTAGATGCAGAACTGGTGAAGGCTGTCATCCAGGTGGAGTCCAACTACAATCACAACGCGGTATCACGGAAAGGCGCGATGGGTTTAATGCAGTTGATGCCGGGAACAGCGAATCGTTATGGTGTAAAAAAAGCGTTTGATCCACAAGAAAATGTGGAAGGCGGCGTGCGTTATTTGAAAGATTTATTGGAACTATTCGGAAGCGATCTGAAGCTTGCGCTTGCGGCTTACAATGCGGGGGAAGGAGCTGTTCAAAGATATAACGGAATTCCGAACTACGTGGAAACGCAAAACTATGTTCGAAAAGTGCTCGCGCTCTACAATGGTGAAGCGAGTTATGTTCCGTACGCAGGCGGTCAGAAAAGCCGTCTTGTTACATACTACAAATATGTAGACGCCAAAGGTGTCACCCACTATTCTTCCTCCCGCGTTTCCGGAATGCAAGTCACCAAAGTGAGTTTCTATTACTGATGTCAAAAGGTCCGGCTCCCTTTGATCAAGGTTTGTTTTTGATGCACCTTCACAAAGGGAAGGAATACTTCGATCAGGATCAACTCGAAAAAGCCCGCGAAGAACTGGAAGCTGCCTACCATCTTCGTCCACACGACGAAAAGGTTTTGAACATGCTCGGCATGACATATTACAAGCTGGAGATGCTGCCGGAAGCAGAGGACATGTACGTTACTCTTGCAGCGAATAATCCCGATATTTATGCTCTTCAAAGTAACCTTGGTCTGATACAGCTGAAATTGAATAGACTGCAACAGGCCCGCGATTCATTAAATCGCGCCTTAGAACTGCAGCCATCCAATTCAAAGGCTCATTTTTACATGGGTCTCCTTTACGAGAAGCAAGGGCTCTGGGAAGACGCGCTTTATCATTTCGAACAGGCAAACGCCGAAAAGATGGTAGCAAAAATGCAGGTCAGACTCGATGAGCAACAAACCAAAAGCGCGTTGATACTGCCTTTCGAGATTGTGGAGATTCTGGAGCCTGAAGTAACTGCTGCAGCGGAGCAAGATCTTGCATCGTTCGTTCAGGACGAAATTCAATCGCAAGCCAAAGAAGTCTATGCGGAAGAAATCACAGGAAGAATAAAAGCGCCTGATCTCGCGGAAGCCATGCTTCAGATTCACGAAGAAGAGATGCTCGCTCCACAGGAGCGGGTTTTTGAGATGCACGTGGAAGCGCCCGCGGAGGATGTTCAAAAAACGGCTAATCTCGAGCCGCTTCTTGGACCACCAACGCCTCAAGAGGAAGAGCTTCCGCAAGAAAAGAGTTCCGGGCAGATCGCAGAACAGAGGGAAGAAGAAATCCAGGAAGTGCAGCCATGGGAAAAAACACATCCCACTCTTTTTCCTGAACAGTTGGGGACCGAACCGGAAGCCGTCATTCACACCGAAACCACTGTTCTGATCAGTTCTCCTATTGATGATCCATTCCTGCTTTCAGACGATATTGCTGCGGACATTTCTACTTTTCTCGCGCAAAGTCGATCGGAGGAGAATCCGGAAGAGGATGTTTTTTACCGGGAGCCTGTGTTGCCGGAATTTGCAATCGTTACAACGGCAGAACCAGCTGAACCGGATATTCCGGTTGAAGAAGCGCCGCAGGAATATCGAATCCCAACACCCGAAGAAGTTGAAAATGAAATTAGTGAAACTGCCAGCGAAGAGAGTGTTACCGAAACGCCGGTTGGCGGTCAGGCAAAATTGATAGCAGAAGCCGTGCAGCGACTGATGCACCAGTCCGGCGAAGAATC
The bacterium genome window above contains:
- a CDS encoding tetratricopeptide repeat protein is translated as MSKGPAPFDQGLFLMHLHKGKEYFDQDQLEKAREELEAAYHLRPHDEKVLNMLGMTYYKLEMLPEAEDMYVTLAANNPDIYALQSNLGLIQLKLNRLQQARDSLNRALELQPSNSKAHFYMGLLYEKQGLWEDALYHFEQANAEKMVAKMQVRLDEQQTKSALILPFEIVEILEPEVTAAAEQDLASFVQDEIQSQAKEVYAEEITGRIKAPDLAEAMLQIHEEEMLAPQERVFEMHVEAPAEDVQKTANLEPLLGPPTPQEEELPQEKSSGQIAEQREEEIQEVQPWEKTHPTLFPEQLGTEPEAVIHTETTVLISSPIDDPFLLSDDIAADISTFLAQSRSEENPEEDVFYREPVLPEFAIVTTAEPAEPDIPVEEAPQEYRIPTPEEVENEISETASEESVTETPVGGQAKLIAEAVQRLMHQSGEESVEELSEEALDTERPAILEREEEEDLEVNFAVTESEDEETEIQQGFLQPSPLTPEIEEEKLEQTQDMAYNIEAQPEWSMPEVELPSIESVEPTPEEAPANEEAPVQEEAAVQEEAIAENQPEPMLQEQEEEGAAAASVPEPARPQEKLVTQEMPYPANLDQFSRDRLYIQPFLGSDRFLLIDPHLLEIIISEKLICRIGTISSYTGNLQFSPWDDEEKKQMPLIIVSGSGIVFLADRRKEILMISLNNEVIFVEANHFLVAQSSLKVEPQILRHEGTGVTFSILRISGRGTLALTCQTKPLTVNVHEELPANIPAQAVIAWSGKLLSEVLDDEDLKKILMSEADHMFLRFRGAGDVVVEQGGLWGDRRAIRK
- a CDS encoding transglycosylase SLT domain-containing protein is translated as MDANGKKVFYNIPVPSPYSGSSYALSYSRRVEEYWPIITDTCSRHGVDAELVKAVIQVESNYNHNAVSRKGAMGLMQLMPGTANRYGVKKAFDPQENVEGGVRYLKDLLELFGSDLKLALAAYNAGEGAVQRYNGIPNYVETQNYVRKVLALYNGEASYVPYAGGQKSRLVTYYKYVDAKGVTHYSSSRVSGMQVTKVSFYY